One Roseimicrobium gellanilyticum DNA window includes the following coding sequences:
- a CDS encoding potassium channel family protein, with the protein MKALVSVIASIVGDRASRANLKALLNLLLILLGLVTVFSVLFHVIMLMEGRTHSWMTGFYWTCTVMTTLGFGDITFTSDLGRMFSVVVLVTGVIFLLVLLPFTFIEFFYAPWMRAQAMAKAPRELPKETQNHVLLTCYDAVASSLIPMLEKYGHSYVVLCPTVSEALELDERGIRAAVGELDDPETYRKMRIEQAAMLVTTRGDMVNASVTFTARELAPHLPIVASAQTQSSRDVLELAGATHVLRLEEIMGNTLARRVSIRDSDAHVIGKLDDLLIAEAAAAGTALVGGTLASSQIRARTGISVIGTWNRGALQPAEAQQPIMEETVLFVAGTRVQLDKFNSSFTSLASEKPRVLIVGGGKVGRATYRALRELDICTTTIIEKSPERVQSIPEAIIGDATEMEVLKRADARSASTLIITTHDDDTNVALTIFFRRLRSNWQILTRSTLDRNVSTLLRAGADLVLSYASMGANTILNVLRGSDCLLLAEGVNIFPVSIPAAMAGQKLSDLDLRSLTGCTVIAVEEHGRRVVNPPAEYCLPDSGRMFLIGTMTAEEQFLKAFPPTMSQGRKRRK; encoded by the coding sequence ATGAAGGCCCTCGTTTCCGTCATCGCCTCGATCGTGGGGGACCGTGCCAGCCGCGCCAACCTGAAAGCACTGCTCAATCTGCTGCTCATCCTGCTTGGCCTGGTCACCGTGTTCAGCGTGCTGTTTCACGTGATCATGCTGATGGAAGGCCGGACGCACTCGTGGATGACTGGGTTTTACTGGACCTGCACAGTCATGACCACCCTTGGCTTCGGCGACATCACCTTCACGAGCGATCTGGGGCGGATGTTTTCCGTCGTGGTGCTGGTGACCGGCGTGATCTTTCTGCTGGTGCTCCTGCCGTTTACCTTCATCGAGTTCTTTTACGCGCCGTGGATGCGCGCGCAGGCAATGGCCAAAGCCCCACGCGAGTTGCCCAAGGAAACGCAGAATCATGTGCTGCTGACCTGCTACGATGCCGTGGCTTCATCACTGATACCGATGCTGGAGAAGTACGGCCACTCCTACGTGGTCCTGTGCCCGACGGTCTCCGAGGCCCTGGAACTGGATGAGCGCGGCATCCGAGCCGCCGTGGGGGAGCTCGATGATCCGGAAACGTATCGCAAAATGCGCATCGAGCAGGCGGCCATGCTCGTCACCACACGTGGCGATATGGTCAATGCGAGCGTGACCTTCACTGCGCGTGAGCTCGCGCCTCATCTGCCCATCGTGGCCTCAGCGCAGACGCAGTCATCACGTGACGTGCTGGAACTGGCCGGTGCCACCCACGTGTTGCGGCTGGAGGAAATCATGGGCAACACGCTGGCCCGGCGCGTGAGTATCCGGGACTCTGACGCCCATGTGATCGGCAAGCTCGACGACTTGCTGATTGCCGAGGCGGCGGCAGCGGGCACCGCACTGGTGGGGGGAACGCTGGCCTCCAGCCAGATTCGCGCGCGCACCGGCATCAGCGTCATCGGCACCTGGAATCGTGGTGCGCTGCAGCCCGCCGAGGCGCAGCAGCCGATTATGGAGGAAACGGTGCTCTTTGTGGCTGGTACACGAGTGCAATTGGACAAGTTCAACTCCAGCTTCACGTCACTTGCGAGCGAAAAACCGAGAGTGCTCATTGTTGGTGGGGGCAAAGTGGGCCGCGCTACCTACCGTGCGCTGCGCGAGCTCGACATCTGCACCACCACGATCATCGAAAAATCGCCGGAGCGTGTCCAATCCATTCCCGAGGCCATCATTGGCGATGCCACTGAGATGGAGGTTTTGAAGCGGGCCGACGCGCGCTCGGCCAGCACTTTGATCATCACCACGCATGATGATGACACCAATGTGGCACTGACCATCTTCTTCCGTCGCCTGCGCAGCAATTGGCAGATCCTTACGCGCAGCACGCTGGATCGGAATGTGTCCACGTTGCTGCGTGCCGGGGCTGACCTGGTGCTGTCTTACGCCTCCATGGGCGCGAACACGATTCTCAACGTGCTGCGTGGTTCGGACTGCCTGCTGCTGGCGGAGGGCGTGAATATCTTCCCCGTCTCCATTCCCGCTGCCATGGCCGGGCAAAAGTTGTCAGATTTGGACCTGCGCTCCCTCACTGGCTGTACCGTGATTGCTGTAGAGGAGCACGGCCGGCGTGTGGTCAATCCACCAGCGGAATACTGCTTGCCCGATTCTGGTCGCATGTTTCTCATCGGCACCATGACTGCCGAGGAACAGTTCCTGAAAGCATTCCCTCCGACCATGAGTCAGGGCAGGAAGCGGCGAAAGTGA